The following coding sequences lie in one Peribacillus frigoritolerans genomic window:
- a CDS encoding MarR family winged helix-turn-helix transcriptional regulator, translating into MNSSELYNLHLEIRELSSLSQELVEPLLVKYDLTSVQYRALQLIVLNESIAVKDVSNHLKIKPAAGTALIDRLERKKLIERVHSEDDRRVVFIQSTESGRNTYHSINQCFTKIFRDFYSVLNEEETERLKQIVGKLTEHLSSCIENKI; encoded by the coding sequence ATGAATTCAAGTGAATTGTATAATTTACATCTAGAGATCAGGGAACTAAGCAGCCTATCACAGGAATTGGTTGAACCGTTATTGGTTAAATATGATTTAACTTCTGTACAGTATCGCGCATTGCAATTAATAGTCTTGAATGAATCCATAGCTGTTAAAGATGTTTCGAATCATTTGAAGATTAAACCTGCAGCAGGAACTGCACTAATTGATCGGCTTGAACGGAAGAAGTTGATTGAGAGGGTACACAGTGAGGATGATCGGCGGGTAGTTTTTATCCAATCCACCGAAAGTGGAAGGAATACCTATCATTCCATCAATCAGTGTTTTACCAAAATTTTTCGTGACTTTTATAGCGTCCTAAATGAAGAGGAAACGGAACGTCTCAAACAAATCGTTGGGAAACTTACCGAACATCTGTCGTCATGCATAGAGAATAAAATATAG
- a CDS encoding long-chain-fatty-acid--CoA ligase, translated as MISPLTPMDWKRRAVKYYPQKVAIIDEEKEFTYKEFGQRIDQLSKALHSSGIEKGDHIAVMLPNTHYMLECFYGICQMGAVMVPLNYRLAAEDLEYIIKHSDSKMLIVDEEFTAPIEKIITRLSLEKIIIVPVEGHETTLPGIDYENFILHANDDGLPEVTMDENQLLTINYTSGTTSKPKGVMLTHRGNYMNAANFIYHLGVKHDDVYLHTLPMFHANGWGGVWSVTATGGTHVCLRKVDPPLILKLFAQHNITLLCGAPTVVNMLVNDPKAKETNIKVRPRMATAGAPPAAALIQKAQEILGLNMIHVYGLTETSPFILYNEWKDEFEAKSADEQAIIKARQGIELVFNGETMVVNQDGKAVAWDGKELGEIITRGNVVMEGYYKDPQKTAEAIRDGWFHTGDLAVTYPDGYIEIQDRAKDLIISGGENISSTEVEGVLYKHPDVLEAAVIAIPHDKWGETPKAIIVLHPNAEVTENEIITFCRSNMAHFKAPTKVEFVESLPKTATGKLQKYRLREIHWKGSKKVN; from the coding sequence ATGATTTCCCCATTAACCCCAATGGATTGGAAGCGCAGGGCCGTAAAATATTATCCTCAAAAAGTGGCAATCATCGATGAAGAGAAAGAGTTTACATATAAGGAATTCGGGCAGCGAATAGATCAACTTTCCAAAGCATTGCATTCTTCGGGAATTGAAAAAGGCGACCATATTGCAGTAATGTTGCCAAATACGCATTATATGTTGGAATGTTTTTATGGCATTTGTCAAATGGGAGCGGTAATGGTTCCTTTGAATTATAGGCTTGCTGCAGAGGATTTGGAATATATCATCAAGCATAGCGATTCAAAAATGTTGATAGTCGATGAAGAATTCACCGCTCCGATCGAAAAGATCATTACTAGACTATCATTGGAAAAAATCATTATCGTGCCTGTTGAAGGACATGAAACCACTTTACCTGGGATAGACTATGAGAATTTCATTTTGCATGCAAATGATGATGGACTGCCAGAGGTTACAATGGATGAAAATCAACTTTTGACTATAAATTACACGAGTGGAACGACTTCAAAACCAAAAGGGGTAATGTTGACCCATCGCGGGAATTACATGAATGCAGCTAATTTCATTTATCACCTTGGAGTGAAGCATGACGATGTATACTTACATACCCTGCCAATGTTTCATGCAAATGGGTGGGGGGGTGTATGGTCGGTAACGGCTACTGGCGGGACCCATGTATGTTTAAGGAAAGTTGATCCTCCTCTTATTCTCAAATTATTCGCCCAGCATAATATTACATTGTTATGTGGAGCACCTACTGTCGTCAATATGCTAGTGAATGATCCTAAAGCAAAAGAAACAAATATCAAAGTGCGTCCAAGGATGGCAACAGCAGGTGCTCCTCCAGCAGCAGCGCTTATACAAAAGGCACAAGAAATACTTGGTTTGAATATGATTCACGTTTATGGATTAACAGAAACTTCCCCTTTCATCCTATATAACGAGTGGAAGGATGAGTTTGAAGCTAAATCGGCGGACGAACAAGCAATAATAAAAGCAAGACAAGGTATTGAATTGGTTTTCAATGGGGAAACGATGGTAGTCAATCAAGATGGAAAAGCAGTCGCTTGGGATGGAAAGGAACTGGGGGAAATCATTACTCGCGGCAATGTTGTAATGGAAGGATATTATAAGGATCCGCAAAAGACGGCCGAAGCAATTCGGGATGGATGGTTTCATACAGGGGATCTGGCAGTGACCTATCCTGATGGCTATATTGAAATACAGGACAGGGCTAAGGATTTAATCATTTCCGGGGGAGAAAATATTTCTTCAACAGAGGTGGAAGGGGTATTGTATAAACATCCAGATGTTTTGGAGGCAGCGGTCATTGCCATCCCACACGATAAATGGGGAGAAACGCCTAAGGCAATCATTGTGTTGCACCCCAATGCGGAAGTGACAGAAAATGAGATCATTACCTTTTGCCGTTCAAACATGGCTCACTTTAAAGCACCGACAAAAGTTGAATTCGTAGAGTCTTTACCGAAAACGGCAACAGGTAAGCTACAAAAATACCGTTTGAGGGAAATCCATTGGAAAGGATCGAAAAAGGTAAATTAA
- a CDS encoding amidohydrolase/deacetylase family metallohydrolase, giving the protein MTDTLVLKNVKMLEGNAADIILENGMIKEIALPGTATGDKILDYDQKVYVSSGWIDMHVHAFPEFDPYGDEVDEIGYKTGVTTVIDAGSTGADRISDLVSSCENSKTNVFAFLNISRIGLKRIDELSDISWLDEGELRKAISKYEDFVVGLKARISKSVVGPNGVEPLKIARRFSAETGLPLMVHIGSGPPDIKEVLELLEEKDIITHFLNGKANNLFDVREEPLPEFSKAIERGVHLDVGHGTASFSFKTAEMAKKRGIRFNTISTDIYRKNRENGPVFNMANVLTKFLYLGYPLKEVIDAVTVNAAAWLHKPELGRISTGDIANLTLFSIEKEPTLLLDSEGEKRMAEKRVVVKGVVINGEFIER; this is encoded by the coding sequence ATGACAGATACGTTAGTTCTAAAGAATGTAAAGATGTTAGAGGGAAATGCAGCGGATATCATACTGGAAAATGGGATGATTAAAGAAATCGCACTACCCGGAACTGCAACAGGAGATAAGATATTAGATTATGATCAAAAAGTTTATGTTTCTAGCGGATGGATTGATATGCATGTACATGCTTTCCCGGAATTCGATCCTTATGGTGATGAAGTTGATGAAATTGGATATAAAACTGGTGTAACAACGGTCATTGATGCAGGAAGCACGGGGGCAGATAGGATATCTGATCTGGTTAGCAGTTGTGAAAATTCCAAAACGAATGTTTTCGCCTTTCTGAATATTTCGCGGATTGGATTGAAAAGGATTGATGAGTTATCGGATATTTCATGGCTGGACGAAGGAGAATTAAGGAAGGCAATTTCCAAGTACGAGGATTTTGTCGTTGGACTTAAAGCGAGAATAAGTAAAAGTGTGGTTGGTCCAAATGGTGTCGAGCCATTAAAAATCGCAAGGAGGTTCTCGGCTGAAACTGGTTTACCATTAATGGTCCATATCGGTTCAGGGCCACCTGATATTAAGGAAGTCCTTGAATTACTTGAGGAAAAGGACATTATTACCCATTTTTTAAATGGTAAAGCGAATAATTTATTTGATGTAAGAGAAGAGCCGCTGCCTGAGTTCAGTAAGGCGATTGAACGTGGTGTCCATTTGGATGTAGGTCATGGAACGGCAAGCTTTTCTTTTAAAACTGCCGAAATGGCGAAAAAGCGGGGAATCCGCTTCAATACGATCAGTACGGATATATATCGGAAAAACAGAGAGAATGGGCCAGTTTTTAATATGGCAAATGTGCTAACAAAATTTTTGTACCTCGGTTATCCATTAAAAGAGGTAATAGATGCCGTTACGGTCAATGCAGCAGCTTGGTTGCATAAACCAGAGCTTGGCAGGATTTCAACTGGGGATATTGCGAACTTGACCTTATTCTCGATCGAGAAAGAGCCGACTCTTTTATTGGATTCCGAAGGTGAAAAAAGGATGGCAGAAAAAAGAGTTGTTGTAAAAGGAGTGGTTATAAATGGAGAATTCATTGAACGCTAA